The Spirochaetota bacterium genome window below encodes:
- a CDS encoding alpha/beta fold hydrolase, with amino-acid sequence MVITPKVWNYDETYKNELKCNRFTEQYYKSLPKEEFFIESPNGYRLHAMYIPKGSNKTVIFVHGHTYTLMGDIKYLEIFRSLGFNALLFDSRFHGKSGGGNTTFGKFEKYDVKACVDWVSKKHGSNSIIGLHGESMGSAICLLYAATDTRCSFYIVDGAMADLPELLSYRLRKDFGMPAFPLLHAASIVSRLRGAMLFSEISPISVVNNITAPVFFIHGGDDTDIPVEHAKRLYNTYTGTKKIWICPGATHSKSIVVNREEYERQVKDFLKMIKVI; translated from the coding sequence ATGGTAATTACACCAAAAGTATGGAATTATGATGAAACATACAAGAATGAATTAAAATGTAATAGATTTACTGAACAGTATTATAAAAGCCTGCCAAAAGAAGAATTTTTTATCGAGTCCCCCAACGGCTATAGATTGCATGCTATGTATATACCTAAAGGTTCAAATAAAACAGTTATTTTTGTTCATGGGCATACATATACTCTTATGGGCGATATAAAATATTTAGAAATCTTCAGGTCATTAGGATTTAATGCATTACTTTTTGACAGCAGGTTTCATGGTAAAAGCGGTGGAGGCAACACTACATTTGGCAAATTTGAAAAATATGATGTTAAAGCATGTGTGGACTGGGTTTCAAAAAAACACGGTAGTAACAGCATCATAGGTTTGCATGGGGAGTCAATGGGGTCGGCAATATGTTTATTATATGCAGCGACTGATACTAGATGCAGTTTCTATATTGTTGATGGGGCAATGGCTGATTTACCGGAACTACTATCGTACAGGCTTAGGAAAGATTTTGGCATGCCTGCATTTCCATTGTTGCATGCAGCAAGTATAGTGAGCAGGTTGCGGGGAGCAATGCTATTTTCAGAGATATCGCCAATTTCAGTAGTTAACAATATTACAGCACCGGTATTTTTTATCCATGGAGGTGATGATACCGATATCCCTGTTGAGCATGCTAAGCGTTTATACAATACATATACAGGCACAAAAAAAATATGGATTTGTCCTGGCGCTACACATTCCAAGTCAATTGTGGTAAACAGAGAAGAATATGAAAGACAGGTAAAGGATTTTTTAAAGATGATAAAGGTTATTTAG
- a CDS encoding DUF362 domain-containing protein has protein sequence MTTVYVRKLKSPHQNESFTVFKPLNNQLRQEIFATVKEIFDKAGGAKLLKSSKDVYIKPNGIDGKPYCFTRPEVVDAVVQYWFEAGARNVYIMENSTQCNITRLVFEITGYADICRKTGAKPLYLDEDTSVVYEFKGKSSSQFNPLGYDLTKFEMPATVVDKLIYGRDENLYINVPKLKTHSMAIVTLGVKNQWAFPRHNDRRYDHNYNLHYKLVDILGYVQPDFTLIEGIEGTIYGHYPATKLADKCVIPFKVLIAGDNVVATDIVGAKVFGLDVKDVPHLHIALQKGLAKGIKSSKNIKIDGSLKEFKKRYPTDLFDSFPPDVNIVMGKELCCKEGCRNNPLTLLQVLYNDYDGKGGWNLVIGKGHDKSLIEKIKTPVLVAGHCAIEETYDTLVKRLGKRNVYISGQCNDLAASAAAMFKLMKVNPLKLVNLSPLKSVKLLLLAKLHGTKA, from the coding sequence ATGACAACTGTATATGTTCGTAAACTCAAATCACCCCATCAAAATGAAAGCTTCACTGTTTTCAAGCCACTAAACAACCAATTGCGCCAAGAAATTTTTGCAACTGTGAAAGAGATTTTTGATAAAGCTGGCGGAGCAAAGCTGCTTAAAAGCAGTAAAGATGTATATATAAAGCCAAACGGCATTGATGGTAAACCGTATTGCTTCACCCGACCTGAAGTTGTTGATGCCGTGGTTCAATATTGGTTTGAAGCAGGAGCAAGGAATGTTTATATAATGGAAAATTCTACTCAATGTAATATTACACGTCTTGTATTTGAAATAACAGGTTATGCTGATATATGCCGTAAAACAGGTGCAAAACCACTCTACCTTGATGAAGATACATCAGTGGTATATGAATTTAAAGGAAAGTCTTCATCACAGTTCAATCCGCTTGGTTATGATTTAACAAAATTTGAAATGCCAGCAACTGTTGTTGATAAGCTTATTTATGGCAGAGATGAAAATTTATATATTAATGTTCCAAAACTAAAGACGCACTCAATGGCTATTGTCACACTAGGTGTAAAGAATCAATGGGCTTTTCCCCGGCATAATGACAGGCGATATGACCATAACTACAATCTACACTATAAACTTGTAGATATACTTGGGTATGTGCAGCCAGATTTTACGTTAATCGAAGGAATAGAAGGGACAATTTATGGGCATTATCCTGCAACTAAATTAGCGGACAAATGTGTTATTCCATTTAAAGTCTTGATAGCTGGTGACAATGTTGTAGCCACAGATATAGTTGGTGCAAAAGTGTTTGGTCTCGATGTTAAGGATGTGCCCCATCTTCATATTGCATTGCAAAAGGGTTTGGCAAAGGGTATTAAAAGTAGTAAAAATATTAAAATTGATGGCAGCCTTAAGGAATTTAAAAAGCGCTATCCTACAGATTTATTTGATAGCTTTCCTCCTGATGTGAATATTGTTATGGGTAAAGAATTGTGCTGTAAGGAAGGGTGCCGCAATAATCCGTTAACGTTATTACAGGTATTATATAATGATTATGATGGCAAAGGTGGGTGGAACCTTGTTATTGGGAAAGGCCATGATAAAAGTCTAATTGAAAAAATAAAAACACCGGTACTGGTTGCAGGTCATTGTGCTATAGAAGAAACCTATGATACTCTTGTTAAAAGATTAGGCAAGCGTAACGTATATATCAGTGGGCAATGTAATGACTTAGCTGCATCTGCAGCTGCTATGTTTAAGCTCATGAAGGTGAATCCTCTTAAGCTTGTGAATCTGTCTCCTTTGAAATCGGTAAAGTTGTTGCTTTTGGCAAAATTACACGGTACAAAAGCA
- a CDS encoding class I SAM-dependent methyltransferase has translation MHINIYTLEEIYKTYENIEDHLSTRQIIRRFSQNKNDIRVLTLEHCNLKHCKNILDLGCGYGFFTEALSNRINPQAHITGIDVIGGENKKMFLSTCAQSGYTATFIEDSANVITEFPDASYDCIIASYSLYFFPQLIEDIARILKNDGTFIVLTHSENTLEQITKLFMESIHHIIMEGDSSLHIVKLFQAFSAENGFTKLQPHFDHITYIRYPNNLIFKSHDINHCISYIQKKQYLFFKDIASLDVDEYNALIEDFYNRLRWHASSYSQFVVNKDDAIFIANTPRRKETTS, from the coding sequence ATGCATATAAACATTTACACACTGGAAGAGATATACAAAACCTATGAAAACATTGAAGACCACCTTTCAACTAGACAGATAATACGGCGTTTTTCACAGAATAAAAATGATATCCGTGTGCTTACATTAGAACACTGCAACCTGAAGCACTGCAAAAATATTCTTGACTTAGGTTGTGGGTATGGTTTTTTTACTGAAGCATTGAGTAATAGAATAAATCCGCAAGCACATATTACCGGAATTGATGTCATTGGTGGAGAAAATAAAAAAATGTTTCTTTCCACCTGTGCGCAAAGTGGCTACACTGCAACATTTATTGAAGACTCAGCAAATGTCATAACCGAATTTCCTGATGCATCGTATGATTGCATTATTGCTAGCTACTCACTTTATTTTTTTCCACAGCTCATTGAGGATATTGCCCGTATACTCAAAAATGACGGCACTTTTATTGTACTTACTCACAGTGAAAACACTCTTGAACAAATAACAAAACTATTTATGGAAAGCATTCACCATATCATAATGGAGGGCGATAGCTCATTACATATAGTCAAATTGTTTCAAGCATTCTCTGCTGAAAATGGATTTACAAAATTACAACCACACTTTGATCACATCACCTACATACGATATCCAAACAACCTGATATTTAAATCACATGATATTAATCATTGTATAAGTTACATTCAGAAAAAGCAATATCTCTTTTTTAAAGACATTGCATCTCTTGACGTGGATGAATATAATGCATTAATAGAAGATTTTTATAACCGGTTGCGGTGGCATGCTTCATCATATAGCCAGTTTGTTGTTAATAAAGATGATGCCATTTTTATTGCCAACACACCAAGGCGTAAGGAAACCACATCATGA
- a CDS encoding NUDIX domain-containing protein: protein MKKKRVYCSYCGAPVTVRFIDEKYRDFCESCKTTFYENPLPVASCIVINEKREVLLVQRKNDPYKNMWCLPIGFAETGESIEQAALRELKEEAGVTGQIVRIIDVDTVSNYFYGDLAIITFEVKQLSHEVKAGDDALDAKFFPLTNYPPLAWESNEKAIKRFIEIYKDVWSMIDSLNIIHPTIATHHDIPQEKSKQYQLISTIIASMIESEIEVFHALWQNEIPKYNDSNYLLLLSIHQKALETIKLWLTRSRVWKNFREFTTIGMQLKKHNVPLKDILTAIAISRKSIWVRVIEKNILHSPLDIYTALEINNRIILFYDKITYFLMKGYEHTHEK from the coding sequence ATGAAGAAAAAACGCGTATATTGCAGTTATTGCGGCGCTCCTGTTACTGTGCGGTTCATAGATGAAAAGTATCGCGACTTCTGTGAAAGTTGTAAAACTACATTTTATGAAAATCCTCTTCCCGTTGCATCATGTATTGTCATTAATGAAAAGCGTGAAGTGTTGCTTGTGCAGAGGAAAAATGATCCCTACAAAAATATGTGGTGCCTACCTATCGGTTTTGCTGAAACCGGTGAATCAATTGAACAGGCAGCTTTACGTGAATTAAAAGAAGAAGCAGGCGTTACAGGCCAAATTGTACGTATAATAGATGTAGATACTGTTTCAAACTATTTCTATGGGGATCTTGCTATCATCACATTTGAAGTAAAACAGCTATCACATGAAGTAAAAGCTGGTGATGATGCACTGGATGCAAAATTTTTCCCTCTTACTAATTATCCACCGCTTGCATGGGAATCAAATGAAAAAGCTATAAAGCGATTTATAGAAATATATAAAGATGTATGGTCAATGATAGATTCACTAAACATAATCCACCCCACCATTGCAACACATCATGATATTCCCCAAGAGAAATCAAAACAGTATCAATTAATTTCCACTATTATTGCTAGCATGATTGAGTCAGAAATTGAAGTATTTCATGCACTATGGCAAAATGAAATTCCCAAATATAATGATAGCAATTATTTGCTTTTGCTTTCTATTCATCAAAAGGCATTAGAAACTATTAAATTATGGCTCACCAGAAGCAGAGTTTGGAAAAATTTCAGAGAATTTACTACCATAGGGATGCAATTAAAAAAACATAATGTACCCTTAAAGGATATATTGACTGCAATAGCTATAAGCAGAAAATCAATATGGGTACGGGTGATTGAAAAGAATATCCTGCATTCGCCACTGGATATTTATACAGCACTGGAAATCAATAACAGAATAATACTTTTTTATGACAAGATTACATACTTTTTAATGAAAGGATACGAACACACGCACGAAAAATAA
- the fusA gene encoding elongation factor G, producing MPLRKLRNIGIAAHIDAGKTTVTERILYFTGVTRKLGEVHDGQAVMDFMKQEQERGITISSAAISCQWKEHNINIIDTPGHVDFTVEVERSLRVIDGLIAVFCAVGGVEPQSETVWNQADRYKVPRIAFINKMDRVGADFYEVVSQMDKYLDANPVPFQIPIGAEDNFEGSIDLIEQKAVIFKENEQLVVDIPEEYKEKAKAARKHLIEKLADFDDEIMELYLNEQEVAAELLKKVGREATLKMLITPVFCGAAYKNKGIQLLLDAVVDYLPSPVDIGAVVGTDLNDPEKTHTRHPSANEPFAALAFKLINDPYVGQQTFIRIYSGKLESGMQLFNSTKGKYERIGRIMRIHAKEREEISQAGPGDIVALIGMKYTKTGDTLCDPNHPLLLESIFVPPSVIDLQIMPTSKKEEEKLGIALHKLAAEDPSFNVRVDDETGETIISGMGELHLEIMVDRLKEEFGLNVQVGEPSVAFRETITAEAQQETKFVKQTGGKGQYAHCVIRIEPNPGKGFEFVDHIKGGAIPNEYIPSIQKGILAAMEEGILAGFPVVDVRVVLLDGSFHPVDSSDMAFRTCASICFKDAFMKAKPILLEPQMKIEVNTPDEYIGDVIGDLNKRRGKVESMRRFRKGAQKVNGFVPLMEMFGYATTLRSLSSGRANYAMEFDKYVPLPREMQEKVLAKIKEKKRKQSA from the coding sequence ATGCCGTTACGTAAATTGAGAAACATTGGTATAGCTGCACATATAGATGCAGGTAAAACAACTGTTACTGAACGTATTTTATATTTTACCGGTGTTACAAGGAAGCTGGGTGAGGTCCATGACGGGCAGGCTGTGATGGACTTTATGAAACAGGAGCAGGAACGAGGCATTACTATTTCCTCAGCTGCTATTTCCTGTCAATGGAAAGAGCATAATATTAACATTATTGATACGCCTGGCCATGTTGACTTTACTGTAGAGGTTGAGCGTTCACTGCGTGTTATTGATGGATTGATTGCAGTTTTCTGTGCAGTTGGCGGAGTTGAGCCCCAGAGTGAAACGGTCTGGAATCAAGCAGACAGATACAAAGTGCCACGCATTGCATTCATTAATAAAATGGACCGCGTAGGAGCTGATTTTTACGAAGTTGTTTCGCAGATGGATAAATATCTGGATGCCAATCCTGTTCCATTCCAGATTCCTATTGGTGCAGAAGACAATTTTGAAGGATCAATAGATCTTATTGAACAAAAAGCTGTTATATTTAAGGAAAATGAACAGCTGGTTGTTGATATTCCTGAAGAGTATAAAGAAAAAGCTAAAGCAGCACGCAAGCACCTTATAGAAAAGTTGGCTGACTTTGATGATGAAATTATGGAATTGTATTTAAATGAGCAGGAAGTAGCTGCTGAGCTTCTTAAGAAAGTGGGACGTGAAGCAACATTGAAAATGCTTATCACACCGGTTTTTTGTGGCGCTGCGTATAAAAACAAAGGTATACAGTTATTACTTGATGCAGTAGTTGATTATCTTCCATCACCGGTTGATATTGGTGCTGTGGTAGGCACAGACCTCAATGATCCTGAGAAAACTCATACCCGCCACCCATCGGCAAATGAACCGTTTGCTGCGCTGGCATTTAAGCTTATAAATGACCCGTATGTAGGGCAGCAGACATTTATACGTATATATTCTGGTAAACTTGAAAGTGGAATGCAGTTGTTTAATTCCACTAAAGGCAAATATGAACGCATTGGCCGTATTATGCGTATCCATGCAAAGGAACGTGAAGAGATATCTCAAGCTGGCCCTGGCGACATAGTAGCACTTATTGGGATGAAATACACCAAAACCGGTGATACACTGTGTGACCCAAATCATCCACTGTTGTTAGAATCAATATTTGTGCCGCCATCAGTCATTGATCTGCAGATTATGCCCACTTCCAAAAAGGAAGAAGAAAAATTGGGTATTGCATTGCATAAACTGGCAGCCGAAGATCCTTCATTCAATGTGCGTGTTGATGATGAGACCGGTGAAACCATAATATCAGGTATGGGTGAGCTTCACTTAGAGATTATGGTAGATAGATTAAAAGAAGAATTTGGTCTCAATGTGCAGGTTGGTGAGCCATCGGTAGCATTCAGGGAAACTATTACTGCAGAAGCTCAGCAGGAGACCAAGTTTGTAAAACAGACAGGTGGCAAAGGACAGTATGCACATTGTGTTATTCGTATAGAACCTAATCCAGGCAAAGGTTTTGAGTTTGTGGACCATATTAAGGGTGGTGCAATACCAAATGAATATATTCCATCTATTCAGAAGGGGATACTTGCAGCTATGGAAGAAGGCATCTTGGCAGGATTCCCTGTTGTGGATGTCCGTGTGGTGCTTCTTGACGGTAGCTTCCATCCGGTAGACTCATCAGATATGGCATTCAGAACCTGTGCATCAATATGCTTCAAGGATGCCTTTATGAAAGCAAAACCAATACTATTAGAACCACAGATGAAGATAGAAGTAAATACTCCTGACGAATACATTGGCGATGTAATTGGCGATTTAAATAAAAGGCGTGGAAAAGTTGAATCAATGCGACGATTCAGAAAAGGTGCCCAGAAGGTTAATGGTTTTGTACCGCTTATGGAAATGTTTGGTTATGCGACAACCCTTAGAAGTCTTTCCAGCGGAAGAGCAAACTATGCAATGGAATTTGACAAGTATGTACCACTACCACGTGAGATGCAAGAAAAAGTCCTTGCAAAGATAAAAGAGAAGAAGCGAAAACAATCAGCATAA
- a CDS encoding bile acid:sodium symporter family protein has protein sequence MKFAFTTYSNSLKLFFVFVMSLFITSGNVFADEDLYHKLSRITKSQQDVHQIKKLNQAGRQIDWGKAKEIECHGHLRVLKTAIIKGTDDETKLYFVRNITGEMYLLSVPNENEIIDQDLKSAYSNLEKMLEYKMNFKLLVAQKTVNGEAYNYTRFKDAPQQLALDKIFKTSIVLMLFFVMLGMGLTLTINDFKIVFQKPKGILTGAILQWAVMPFVAAALGKMLGFFEAFPYIYVGIVLITVSPGGVTSNLMTYYAKGDLALSISLTSFSTVLSLFFTPFLLTLLCANVPEVTIPVKLVVQTIIILVIIPLAIGMFIRNRWPVFAEKSTGFFSILGVIALLFLIIAGILGNLEVFTDTERYGVKFYTTVFLLTMLGMFIGAVVPKMVGVNNYQTRAISLETGLRNASLAMALSILIQDYMGDFYASMFFTSAMFGILMYPAGFIAIEFQKKFLPVEPQPPIPVKVEEGEY, from the coding sequence ATGAAGTTTGCATTCACTACTTACAGTAATTCACTAAAACTGTTTTTTGTATTTGTAATGAGTTTATTTATTACGTCTGGTAATGTATTTGCAGATGAAGATCTGTATCATAAGCTTTCACGTATTACAAAATCACAGCAGGATGTACATCAAATTAAAAAATTGAATCAGGCTGGTAGGCAGATAGATTGGGGTAAGGCTAAAGAAATTGAATGCCATGGTCATCTGCGAGTATTGAAAACTGCTATCATTAAAGGCACTGATGATGAAACAAAACTATATTTTGTTAGAAACATCACAGGTGAAATGTATTTATTATCAGTTCCTAATGAAAATGAGATAATTGATCAAGATTTAAAATCAGCATATTCCAATCTTGAAAAGATGTTAGAATATAAAATGAATTTTAAATTGCTTGTTGCTCAAAAAACTGTAAATGGAGAAGCATACAATTACACAAGGTTCAAAGATGCGCCCCAACAGTTAGCACTGGATAAAATATTTAAAACATCAATTGTATTGATGTTGTTTTTTGTTATGTTAGGTATGGGCTTAACTCTAACTATTAATGATTTTAAAATTGTATTCCAAAAGCCTAAAGGAATACTCACCGGAGCTATTTTGCAATGGGCTGTTATGCCATTTGTTGCAGCAGCGTTGGGTAAAATGTTGGGTTTTTTCGAAGCGTTTCCGTATATTTACGTTGGAATTGTTTTAATAACTGTGAGTCCTGGCGGTGTTACTTCAAATTTAATGACATATTATGCCAAAGGTGATTTAGCATTATCTATCTCACTAACTTCTTTTTCAACAGTTCTTTCATTATTCTTTACTCCATTTTTATTAACGTTGCTGTGTGCCAATGTTCCAGAAGTAACTATACCTGTAAAGCTTGTTGTGCAAACTATAATAATACTGGTTATAATACCGCTTGCAATTGGAATGTTTATACGCAATCGGTGGCCAGTATTTGCTGAAAAATCAACAGGCTTTTTTTCAATTTTAGGTGTCATAGCACTGTTATTCCTTATAATTGCAGGAATTTTAGGCAATTTGGAAGTATTCACTGATACCGAACGTTATGGAGTTAAGTTTTACACAACGGTATTCTTGCTAACTATGTTAGGTATGTTCATTGGTGCAGTTGTACCAAAAATGGTAGGTGTTAACAATTATCAAACAAGAGCTATCTCCCTGGAAACGGGATTGCGCAATGCTTCATTGGCTATGGCTTTGAGTATTTTGATTCAGGATTATATGGGGGATTTTTATGCATCTATGTTTTTTACCTCAGCAATGTTTGGAATTTTAATGTATCCGGCAGGATTTATTGCAATAGAATTTCAGAAAAAGTTTTTGCCCGTTGAACCACAGCCGCCAATTCCAGTTAAAGTTGAAGAAGGCGAGTATTAA
- a CDS encoding 3-oxoacid CoA-transferase: MGNRSDKPMNPLEMLAYILSKQINDHEVVYIGTGLPMIAGILARKTHAPNIVLVYESGGQDPMEGALPWSVGGPATWRKSPLIMEMAYSFGQLYNGYVDKAFLGFAQIDMYGNVNTHIIGKDFLKPDHRLTGSGGNNDLSSLAENMILVGLQSPQKFVPKVDFITSPGFLDGGDSRKKAGLLGNGPICVVTQAAVFDFEPETKRMRVKSLHPGVSFDLCQLACGFELLKPEGEIPVTEVPSKEILEILRNEVDPRGVFTSIPGM, translated from the coding sequence ATGGGTAATAGATCTGATAAACCAATGAATCCACTGGAAATGCTGGCATATATTTTATCAAAGCAGATAAATGATCATGAAGTTGTATATATTGGAACAGGATTACCAATGATTGCAGGTATACTTGCCCGCAAGACTCATGCACCAAATATTGTTCTGGTATATGAATCTGGTGGTCAGGACCCAATGGAAGGTGCATTGCCATGGTCAGTTGGCGGACCAGCAACTTGGCGAAAATCACCATTAATCATGGAAATGGCATATTCATTTGGTCAATTATACAATGGATATGTTGACAAAGCTTTCCTGGGTTTTGCACAGATTGACATGTATGGTAATGTAAATACGCATATAATTGGTAAGGATTTTCTTAAACCTGATCATCGTCTGACGGGTTCTGGTGGTAACAACGATCTTTCTTCACTTGCTGAGAACATGATTCTGGTTGGATTGCAGTCACCACAAAAATTTGTTCCAAAAGTTGATTTTATTACTTCACCGGGATTTTTAGATGGTGGCGATAGCAGAAAGAAAGCAGGATTACTTGGCAATGGACCTATATGCGTAGTAACGCAGGCTGCAGTTTTTGATTTTGAGCCAGAGACAAAACGTATGAGAGTTAAATCACTGCATCCGGGAGTATCATTTGACCTGTGTCAGTTAGCCTGCGGGTTTGAGCTGCTGAAGCCAGAAGGAGAAATACCGGTAACAGAAGTTCCTTCAAAGGAAATACTTGAAATATTGCGCAATGAAGTTGATCCTCGCGGTGTATTTACAAGCATTCCAGGTATGTAA
- a CDS encoding HAD-IIA family hydrolase, which produces MKVDRGYQKSFLIDIDGVIVRGNSLIAGAKDFINKLQKGNYPFLFLTNNSYHTPKELSEKFFKLGLDISEDRFYTSAMATASFLVYQKPGCSAYVIGGRGLIQELEKNGIVITYKNPDYVIIGETEEYDYARIIEATYLIQEGAKFIATNPDLTGPTQRGPVPACGALVAPIEKVTGVKPYFLGKPNPAMMYWARKKLNVHSANCFMIGDRMDTDILGGSEAGMTCILVLTGVTTLAMVDRFPYQPDYIFEHVGEIDPDTILSRRERIKE; this is translated from the coding sequence ATGAAAGTTGACAGAGGGTATCAAAAATCATTTTTAATTGATATCGATGGTGTTATTGTACGTGGGAACTCTCTTATAGCCGGTGCTAAGGATTTTATCAACAAACTTCAAAAAGGCAATTACCCATTTTTGTTCTTAACAAATAATTCATATCATACTCCAAAAGAACTTTCAGAGAAATTTTTCAAGTTGGGTTTGGATATAAGTGAAGACCGATTTTATACATCTGCAATGGCAACAGCAAGTTTTCTTGTGTACCAAAAGCCTGGATGCTCTGCTTATGTAATAGGGGGTAGGGGACTTATACAAGAGCTTGAGAAAAACGGTATTGTGATCACATATAAAAATCCTGATTATGTAATTATTGGCGAAACAGAAGAATATGATTATGCTCGCATTATTGAAGCAACATATCTTATCCAGGAAGGAGCAAAATTTATTGCAACAAATCCTGATCTGACGGGACCAACACAGCGTGGGCCTGTACCTGCATGCGGAGCTCTGGTAGCACCAATTGAAAAAGTTACTGGTGTGAAGCCTTATTTTTTAGGGAAACCTAATCCTGCAATGATGTACTGGGCACGAAAAAAACTAAATGTTCACTCTGCTAACTGTTTTATGATTGGAGATAGGATGGATACTGATATTCTGGGTGGCTCAGAAGCAGGGATGACGTGTATTCTTGTGCTAACAGGGGTAACCACACTGGCAATGGTTGACAGGTTCCCATACCAGCCTGATTATATATTTGAACATGTAGGGGAAATAGACCCGGATACTATACTTTCGCGCAGGGAAAGAATAAAAGAGTAG
- a CDS encoding PHP domain-containing protein — protein MELIDLHCHTTASDGIYSPTGIIDYAISHNVSVLAITDHDSIDGLDQAIAYAKQKSFNLIPGIEFSIDYPHGSFHLVGMGIDHTNVDLCNELSHLQMLRKERIFKIVKDLQLHGIDITDEEVAIEALGNSPGRPHVARVLVKKGYAATVSDVFTQYMVKGKPGYVKKEKINFHRALQLIKMSGGVAIVAHPVSLGFGSWDECENILKEFIDAGVEGIEVYSSMHNDDDVTQLLHIAKKYSLIISGGSDFHGDKQETMGYYADNKPIPFELSKQFLKSKMPGKLL, from the coding sequence ATGGAACTCATTGATTTGCACTGTCATACCACAGCATCGGATGGGATTTATTCTCCAACAGGGATTATTGACTATGCTATTTCGCATAATGTTAGTGTGCTTGCTATAACTGACCATGATTCTATAGATGGGTTAGATCAAGCAATTGCCTATGCAAAGCAAAAATCTTTCAATCTTATACCGGGTATTGAATTCAGTATTGATTATCCACATGGTTCATTCCATCTTGTGGGCATGGGGATAGATCATACCAATGTTGATTTATGCAATGAGCTTTCGCACCTGCAAATGCTGCGAAAGGAAAGGATATTTAAAATTGTTAAGGATTTACAATTGCATGGAATTGACATAACTGATGAAGAAGTTGCGATAGAAGCATTGGGAAATTCCCCTGGCCGACCACATGTTGCCAGGGTGCTTGTAAAAAAGGGGTATGCTGCTACAGTGAGTGATGTATTTACTCAATATATGGTAAAAGGAAAGCCAGGATATGTAAAAAAAGAAAAAATTAATTTCCACAGAGCGCTACAGCTGATTAAAATGAGTGGGGGAGTTGCAATTGTTGCTCATCCTGTATCCTTAGGATTTGGTTCATGGGATGAATGTGAAAATATTTTAAAAGAATTTATTGATGCAGGGGTTGAAGGAATTGAGGTATATTCATCAATGCATAATGATGATGATGTAACACAACTGTTGCATATAGCAAAAAAATATTCTTTAATAATATCTGGTGGCAGTGATTTCCATGGAGACAAACAAGAAACCATGGGATACTATGCTGATAATAAGCCCATACCTTTTGAGCTTAGCAAACAATTTTTAAAAAGTAAAATGCCAGGGAAGTTGTTATGA
- a CDS encoding DUF72 domain-containing protein encodes MKEQLHYIGCSGWNYNHWAGIFYPKDIPKSKWLQYYSNVFDTVEINATFYRQFKDCVYINWYNKVPDNFCFSVKMSKYITHIKRLDNVSAEIHSCIASALLLKEKLGVILIQLPPSLKFDTALVADFVSALPSNYRYTIEARHSSWLCDSSFSLLQQYNVAWCISDTAGRYPYHEEITADFVYIRLHGSTKLYTSNYTDKELHDWAEKIISWNRLTYCYFDNDFNAYAAFNALTLKKILLLANPSQCTDYML; translated from the coding sequence ATGAAAGAACAATTACATTATATCGGCTGCTCAGGATGGAATTACAATCACTGGGCGGGTATATTTTACCCCAAAGATATACCAAAGTCAAAATGGTTGCAATATTATTCTAATGTTTTTGATACAGTAGAGATTAATGCAACATTCTATCGGCAATTTAAAGATTGTGTATACATAAACTGGTATAATAAAGTGCCGGATAATTTCTGTTTTAGTGTTAAGATGTCAAAATATATAACCCATATCAAACGTCTTGATAATGTTAGTGCTGAAATCCATTCTTGTATTGCATCTGCATTGTTGTTAAAAGAAAAATTAGGCGTTATTCTAATTCAACTGCCGCCTTCACTAAAATTTGATACTGCACTTGTGGCTGATTTTGTTTCAGCACTTCCCAGTAACTATCGCTATACAATAGAAGCACGGCACAGTTCGTGGCTGTGCGATAGCTCATTTTCATTGTTGCAGCAATATAATGTTGCATGGTGCATCTCAGATACTGCAGGTAGATACCCATATCATGAAGAGATAACTGCTGATTTTGTTTACATACGATTGCATGGATCAACAAAATTGTATACATCAAACTACACTGATAAAGAATTACACGATTGGGCAGAAAAAATTATTAGCTGGAATAGATTAACGTATTGCTATTTTGATAATGATTTCAACGCATATGCGGCGTTTAATGCTTTGACGTTGAAAAAAATATTATTGCTTGCCAATCCTTCGCAATGTACAGATTATATGTTGTAA